In a genomic window of Ictidomys tridecemlineatus isolate mIctTri1 unplaced genomic scaffold, mIctTri1.hap1 Scaffold_843, whole genome shotgun sequence:
- the LOC144374721 gene encoding vomeronasal type-1 receptor 94-like, whose protein sequence is MNKANRLYSNIHIRNTVYTVTGIGVIANALLLLIHISLHITGHRPKPTDLPIGLLALIHLAILLINGFIASDIFIPQGGRWDDLTCKLLIYLYRLMRGFSICATCLLSVLQAITLSPRSSCLARFKHKSSLHNLCFLLFLWVIYSSFSSHLFISIAATPNWTSNNFMYITESCSFIPMTFFLRHSLSTLLTFREVSFIGIMAFSNGYMVALLCRHKRQSQHLHSSSLSPVSSPELRATQTILLLMSCFVVMSILDSIVSYARITLKDDPIFYCIQILVTHSYASFSPLVFICTAKRIIVIFRYMLEKTVNISVGSGE, encoded by the coding sequence ATGAACAAAGCCAACAGACTGTACAGTAATATTCACATAAGAAACACCGTGTACACCGTGACTGGCATTGGGGTCATAGCCAATGCTCTTCTTCTCCTCATTCATATCTCCTTGCACATTACTGGGCACAGACCTAAGCCCACTGACCTGCCCATTGGTCTCCTGGCCCTGATCCACCTGGCAATTCTGCTCATCAATGGCTTCATAGCTTCGGACATTTTTATACCTCAGGGGGGAAGGTGGGATGACCTGACTTGTAAATTGCTCATCTACCTGTACAGGTTGATGAGGGGCTTCTCCATCtgtgccacctgcctgctgagtgtcCTCCAAGCcatcaccctcagccccaggagcTCCTGCTTGGCAAGGTTCAAACATAAATCCTCTCTTCACAACCtgtgtttccttctcttcctgtggGTCATCTACTCATCCTTCAGTAGTCATCTCTTCATCTCCATTGCTGCTACCCCCAATTGGACCTCAAACAACTTTATGTACATCACAGAATCCTGCTCCTTCATTCCCATGACCTTCTTCCTCCGGCACAGCTTGTCCACCCTGCTGACCTTCAGGGAAGTCTCCTTTATAGGAATCATGGCCTTCTCCAATGGATACATGGTGGCTCTCCTGTGCAGGCACAAGAGGCAGTCCCAACATCTCCACAGCAGCAGCCTGTCTCCAGTGTCATCCCCAGAACTGAGGGCCACCCAGACAATCCTGCTGCTCATGAGTTGCTTCGTGGTCATGTCCATCTTGGACAGCATAGTCTCCTATGCAAGAATCACACTGAAAGATGATCCAATATTTTACTGTATCCAGATCCTCGTGACCCATAGCTATGCCTCGTTCAGTCCTTTGGTGTTTATTTGTACTGCAAAACGTATAATTGTTATTTTCAGATACATGTTGGAGAAGACTGTAAACATTTCAGTAGGCAGTGGTGAATAA